A single genomic interval of halophilic archaeon DL31 harbors:
- a CDS encoding hypothetical protein (KEGG: hje:HacjB3_18968 hypothetical protein) — protein sequence MKNINIEVDEEQYESLKETKKRHGLTWRGMLLHAQRELDSGPATE from the coding sequence GTGAAGAACATCAACATCGAGGTGGACGAGGAACAGTACGAGAGTCTGAAAGAGACGAAGAAGCGTCACGGCCTGACGTGGCGCGGGATGTTACTCCACGCTCAACGGGAGTTGGATTCCGGCCCGGCCACCGAGTAG
- a CDS encoding YbaK/prolyl-tRNA synthetase associated region (PFAM: YbaK/aminoacyl-tRNA synthetase associated region~KEGG: hbo:Hbor_21250 hypothetical protein): protein MHSRVAEFVETAAERYDLTVEPVEFPEKGTPTAADAADAVDCDIAQIVNSLVFDVDGEPVLCLTSGENWVSEAALAEWAGVEESAVEMASPDRVREATGWAIGGVPPLCLETELRTLFDPDLLTFEQVWAAAGTPTSMWSVDPERLSELAGADVVDVTE from the coding sequence ATGCACAGCCGCGTTGCAGAGTTCGTCGAAACCGCAGCGGAACGCTACGACCTGACCGTCGAGCCTGTCGAATTCCCCGAAAAGGGGACGCCGACGGCAGCCGACGCCGCCGACGCCGTCGACTGCGATATCGCCCAGATCGTCAACAGCCTCGTTTTCGATGTAGACGGTGAGCCGGTGCTCTGTCTCACTTCCGGGGAGAATTGGGTGAGCGAGGCGGCGCTCGCGGAGTGGGCGGGCGTGGAGGAATCGGCGGTCGAGATGGCTTCGCCCGACCGAGTCCGCGAGGCGACTGGGTGGGCCATCGGCGGCGTCCCGCCGCTCTGTCTCGAGACTGAGCTCCGCACGCTGTTCGACCCTGACCTTCTGACCTTCGAGCAGGTCTGGGCGGCTGCGGGCACGCCGACCTCCATGTGGTCGGTCGACCCCGAACGACTCAGCGAGCTCGCGGGGGCCGACGTCGTCGACGTCACGGAGTAA
- a CDS encoding hypothetical protein (KEGG: hmu:Hmuk_2200 hypothetical protein) encodes MNSASDADEESIRVWLVERTYSDDEQNIIILVYATPDGERYLRKERALASFGDHRDTTAAVDAAPDNLGETDEGKREQYALEERA; translated from the coding sequence ATGAACAGCGCATCTGACGCCGACGAGGAATCCATCCGAGTCTGGCTGGTCGAACGCACCTACTCCGACGACGAACAGAACATCATCATCCTCGTCTACGCCACCCCAGACGGCGAGCGCTACCTGCGCAAGGAGCGTGCGCTCGCCTCCTTCGGCGACCACCGCGACACGACCGCTGCGGTCGATGCCGCTCCGGACAACCTCGGAGAAACCGACGAGGGGAAACGGGAGCAGTACGCCCTCGAGGAACGCGCGTGA
- a CDS encoding peptidase M24 (PFAM: Peptidase M24, structural domain; Creatinase~KEGG: hvo:HVO_0997 Xaa-Pro aminopeptidase M24 family protein) has translation MSDAFERRTRATQQRLREIDVEGMVLFPSNNLLYTAGFAESPSERHLLLFVPVEGDPIFLVPELYGEQIREESWVPDVRTWGDDEEPNPYIERIAAELNLADGDLLVDDSMWAVFTQDLRAVLPEATFGLASDVLGDLRCRKDDTELQAMREAAAVTDETVRDLCDLGEDVVGMTEAELASEIEALLESNGGTGVSFETITGSGPNGAKPHHSHGDRTIEQGDPVVLDFGTRVDHYPADQTRTLVFGGDPNEEYREIHEVVREAQQAGVEAVEPGVTAGEVDAAAREVIKDAGYGEQFIHRTGHGVGLDVHEEPFIVAGSGRLLEPGMVFSVEPGIYLPGEFGVRIEDLLVVTEDGCERLNDTDRGWRC, from the coding sequence ATGAGCGACGCGTTCGAGCGCCGGACACGTGCGACACAGCAACGACTTCGAGAAATTGACGTCGAGGGGATGGTGCTGTTCCCGAGTAACAACCTCCTCTATACCGCCGGCTTCGCGGAGTCACCCAGCGAGCGCCACCTCCTGCTGTTCGTCCCTGTCGAGGGCGACCCGATCTTTCTCGTGCCCGAACTCTACGGCGAGCAGATTCGGGAGGAATCGTGGGTGCCCGACGTTCGGACCTGGGGCGACGACGAGGAGCCGAACCCGTACATCGAGCGCATCGCGGCCGAACTCAACCTCGCCGACGGCGACCTGCTCGTCGACGACTCCATGTGGGCCGTATTCACCCAGGATCTCCGCGCGGTGCTGCCCGAGGCCACGTTCGGGTTGGCGAGCGACGTGCTGGGCGACCTGCGGTGCCGGAAGGACGATACCGAACTGCAGGCCATGCGCGAGGCTGCGGCCGTCACCGACGAGACAGTTCGGGACCTCTGCGACCTCGGAGAAGACGTCGTCGGCATGACGGAGGCTGAACTGGCGAGCGAAATCGAGGCGCTCCTCGAGAGCAACGGGGGCACGGGCGTCTCCTTCGAGACCATCACCGGCTCCGGCCCAAATGGGGCGAAACCCCACCACAGCCACGGCGACCGGACCATCGAACAGGGCGACCCCGTTGTCCTTGACTTCGGCACCCGCGTCGACCACTACCCCGCTGACCAGACCCGGACGCTCGTCTTCGGCGGCGACCCCAATGAAGAGTACCGTGAAATCCACGAGGTGGTCCGGGAGGCACAGCAGGCTGGCGTGGAGGCGGTCGAACCCGGTGTGACGGCGGGCGAGGTCGACGCGGCGGCCCGGGAGGTCATCAAGGATGCGGGCTATGGCGAGCAGTTCATCCATCGCACGGGCCACGGCGTCGGTCTCGACGTGCACGAAGAGCCGTTCATCGTCGCCGGGAGCGGGCGACTGCTCGAGCCGGGGATGGTGTTCAGCGTCGAGCCAGGCATCTACCTCCCCGGAGAGTTCGGTGTCCGGATCGAGGACCTCCTCGTCGTCACCGAAGACGGTTGCGAGCGACTGAACGACACGGACCGCGGCTGGCGCTGCTAG
- a CDS encoding transposase, IS605 OrfB family (KEGG: hla:Hlac_3228 transposase, IS605 OrfB family~TIGRFAM: Transposase, IS605 OrfB, C-terminal~PFAM: Transposase, IS605 OrfB, C-terminal): MSETVTKTLQATLATPTTGKEQRLQRLLDTYRTALHDAFDNRADTMSAVNDVVTPYDLPYQAKDALKSYVPKLRDTYNAEELDDEHPLRLVNRAATFDYSDEREHGFVWQAPQPGRGTNFWIPLRINPEQESLWFDLLSEDAKAGALRLQRHRTSWELHVTVEYEVEEPTESDDETYIGFDVGESALITGCALKRDVPRKPMLVSGSRARHLRKEMFTTLRRLQSRDAAEWRVDERFDHYQNALTDIMEKASREAVEYADSFENPVIVLEDLSYIRERLDYGKFMNRRLHAWAFARLQGRIEDKATEAGIRVEYVNAAYTSQTCHACGCLGRRSQQAEFVCPHDDCHVSEFQADINAAANIAGRANPWGESVPWKPERDDTPQDGSGSDTATVHRETSPRTGQMTLSAYSD, from the coding sequence GTGTCCGAGACGGTGACAAAGACGCTACAGGCCACACTCGCCACGCCCACCACGGGCAAAGAGCAACGCCTACAGCGACTCTTGGACACCTACCGAACCGCACTCCACGACGCCTTCGACAACAGGGCGGACACAATGTCTGCCGTCAACGACGTTGTGACGCCCTACGACCTGCCGTACCAAGCCAAAGACGCGCTCAAATCCTACGTCCCGAAACTCCGTGACACGTACAACGCCGAGGAGTTGGACGACGAGCATCCGCTTCGACTCGTCAACCGGGCCGCAACGTTCGACTACTCCGACGAGCGCGAACACGGCTTCGTGTGGCAGGCCCCGCAACCCGGACGCGGCACGAACTTTTGGATTCCGCTTCGGATTAACCCCGAACAGGAATCGCTATGGTTCGACCTGCTCTCCGAAGACGCGAAAGCGGGCGCGTTGCGGCTACAGCGACACCGCACGTCGTGGGAGTTGCACGTCACCGTCGAATACGAGGTCGAAGAACCGACCGAATCGGACGACGAGACGTACATCGGTTTCGACGTAGGCGAGAGCGCGTTGATAACGGGCTGTGCCCTCAAACGCGACGTACCACGGAAGCCGATGCTCGTCAGCGGCAGTCGAGCGCGACACCTCCGCAAAGAGATGTTCACGACGCTCCGACGGCTTCAGTCGAGAGACGCCGCCGAGTGGCGCGTAGACGAGCGATTCGACCACTACCAGAACGCCCTCACCGACATCATGGAGAAGGCGTCTCGGGAAGCCGTGGAATACGCCGATTCCTTCGAGAACCCGGTTATCGTCCTCGAAGACCTGTCGTACATCCGCGAACGGTTGGACTACGGGAAGTTCATGAACCGACGCCTCCACGCATGGGCGTTCGCCCGGTTACAGGGTCGAATCGAGGACAAAGCGACCGAGGCGGGCATTCGCGTCGAGTACGTCAACGCGGCGTACACGTCCCAAACGTGCCACGCCTGCGGCTGTCTCGGTCGGCGGAGCCAGCAAGCAGAGTTCGTGTGTCCGCACGACGACTGCCACGTATCGGAGTTCCAAGCAGATATTAACGCGGCGGCGAACATCGCCGGTCGCGCTAACCCGTGGGGTGAGAGCGTTCCTTGGAAACCGGAACGCGATGACACGCCACAGGACGGGAGCGGTAGTGACACCGCCACAGTCCACCGAGAGACGAGTCCGAGAACCGGACAGATGACGCTCTCGGCGTACTCGGACTGA
- a CDS encoding NAD(P)H-quinone oxidoreductase subunit 2 (PFAM: NADH:ubiquinone/plastoquinone oxidoreductase~TIGRFAM: NADH-quinone oxidoreductase, chain N~HAMAP: NAD(P)H-quinone oxidoreductase subunit 2~KEGG: hvo:HVO_0988 NADH dehydrogenase-like complex subunit N) — MVTAPPISPTLALGLTALVVLAYDSIWPDSTNRGVLAGITVVGALTSVGFAGWFLTAGTGLAEEGVSLFADAIVVDGMALFFTALFATVTTLVALASYDYFADHAHQGEFYALVLLAATGMSLMASANSLATVFVALELASLPSYALVAFLKKDKGSTEAGLKYFLVGALSSAVFVFGVSLIYAATGSLLLPDVAAAFADGLSGRVGVAGIGVLMVAGGFAFKTASVPFHFWAPEAYEGAPAPVSAFLSSASKAAGFAVAFRVFVVGFPLGASQGMGIDWVLLFQLLAVTTMTLGNFAAATQENVKRMLAYSSIGHAGYVLIGLAALSAGASTNGDVMGAAMAHLFVYGFMNTGAFLFVAMAEQWGVGRTFEDYAGLGTNKPFASVAMTVFVFSLAGLPPFGGFFSKYFLFAGAIDAGFWWLAAVGAINSALSLFYYSRVVKALWFEEGSHDLAGTPVGLYVAVATAMVGTVLLLPGFGPVIETAQQAAAALFA, encoded by the coding sequence ATGGTGACGGCACCGCCGATTTCGCCCACGCTCGCGCTGGGGCTCACGGCGCTCGTCGTGCTGGCGTACGACAGCATCTGGCCCGACTCAACCAACCGTGGCGTGCTGGCCGGCATCACTGTCGTCGGCGCACTCACCTCCGTTGGGTTCGCGGGCTGGTTCCTCACCGCCGGCACCGGGCTAGCTGAGGAGGGCGTCTCGCTGTTCGCGGACGCCATTGTCGTCGACGGCATGGCGTTGTTCTTCACCGCGTTGTTCGCCACCGTGACCACGCTGGTCGCGCTGGCGTCCTACGACTACTTCGCCGACCACGCACACCAAGGCGAGTTCTACGCACTGGTGCTGTTGGCGGCGACGGGGATGTCGCTGATGGCGAGCGCAAACTCGCTGGCGACGGTGTTCGTCGCGCTCGAACTCGCCAGCCTCCCGTCCTACGCCCTCGTAGCGTTCCTGAAGAAGGACAAGGGGAGCACCGAAGCGGGGCTGAAATACTTCCTCGTCGGGGCGCTCTCCTCGGCGGTGTTCGTCTTTGGCGTCTCGCTGATCTACGCCGCAACGGGCTCGCTGCTGTTGCCTGACGTGGCGGCGGCGTTCGCAGATGGCCTCTCGGGTCGTGTCGGCGTCGCCGGCATCGGCGTGCTGATGGTCGCGGGCGGGTTTGCCTTCAAAACCGCCTCCGTGCCGTTCCACTTCTGGGCGCCGGAGGCCTACGAGGGTGCACCCGCGCCCGTTTCGGCGTTCCTCTCCTCGGCTTCGAAAGCGGCCGGCTTCGCGGTGGCGTTCCGCGTCTTCGTCGTCGGCTTCCCGCTGGGCGCGTCCCAGGGTATGGGCATCGACTGGGTGCTGCTGTTCCAGCTGCTCGCAGTCACGACCATGACGCTCGGGAACTTCGCAGCCGCAACACAGGAGAACGTCAAGCGGATGCTTGCGTACTCCTCAATCGGTCACGCAGGCTACGTGCTCATCGGGCTGGCCGCGCTCTCAGCGGGCGCGTCCACCAACGGCGACGTGATGGGGGCCGCGATGGCCCACCTGTTCGTCTACGGCTTCATGAACACGGGCGCGTTCCTGTTCGTCGCGATGGCCGAACAGTGGGGCGTCGGTCGGACTTTCGAGGATTACGCCGGGCTGGGCACGAACAAGCCGTTCGCCTCCGTGGCGATGACGGTGTTCGTATTCTCGCTCGCAGGGCTGCCGCCCTTTGGCGGCTTCTTCTCGAAATACTTCCTGTTCGCGGGCGCCATCGACGCCGGCTTCTGGTGGCTCGCCGCGGTCGGGGCGATCAACAGCGCGCTCTCGTTGTTCTACTACTCCCGCGTGGTCAAGGCGCTCTGGTTCGAAGAGGGGAGCCACGACCTCGCCGGAACCCCGGTCGGGCTCTACGTTGCCGTCGCCACCGCGATGGTGGGGACGGTGCTCCTGCTTCCCGGCTTCGGCCCCGTCATCGAGACGGCACAGCAGGCTGCGGCCGCGCTCTTCGCGTAA
- a CDS encoding putative PAS/PAC sensor protein (TIGRFAM: PAS~PFAM: Bacterio-opsin activator, HTH; GAF; PAS fold-4~KEGG: hje:HacjB3_04505 putative PAS/PAC sensor protein~SMART: PAS), translated as MSPQDSSDAEEGPATPKRGSSGADEDAGSAGSDGPVGGDGPIGSDGPAGEDGPPAGDGRSDGSTTEATPEVESRHLENAIDIVQEIFFVFSLDEGMLSWNERVNAVTGYDDAELREIEPLSLIAPDHRDRVAATIAEVANEGEAGTEADLLTRSGERIHYEFTGSVLSEPGNPSVICGTGRDISDKRRREAELRAQADRLETLNHVNAVIRDVNDALVRADSRGRIESAVCEHLAAAEPYELAWLGDLTITGDQVEPRAKAGGPTDYVDARPVDIDDGFTAVDAIETDEPHVIQSIADDPNAGPWRDAALSRGLEAAAAVPLSYRGTSYGVLCLYAPRGGAFRGTEREVLAELGETIGYAIAVAERRRALVSDTVVEVELEFSPPGPYFQRLATKSDQPLELEGVVEEENGVAEFFELSGDPAAVEAAAVETVGELTVISTSDGGGVVRIDPAEPSIAALVAHYGGVLKTASADTDTARARFELPRGADVRTVVEAIGRAYDDTRLVAQHERERTGSRGLEFRASFEEALTDRQRQVIETAYHAGFFGWPRDASGEEVAESLDIAPPTFHEHLRRAEEKLLDAYFEADGLE; from the coding sequence ATGTCTCCACAGGACAGCTCCGATGCTGAGGAGGGTCCTGCCACGCCAAAGCGAGGAAGTAGCGGTGCTGACGAGGACGCCGGCTCTGCGGGCAGCGACGGCCCGGTAGGCGGTGACGGCCCGATAGGCAGCGACGGTCCGGCCGGCGAGGACGGCCCGCCGGCCGGCGACGGCCGCAGCGATGGCTCGACGACCGAGGCGACTCCAGAAGTCGAGAGCCGGCATCTCGAGAACGCCATCGACATCGTTCAGGAGATATTCTTCGTCTTCTCCCTCGATGAGGGGATGCTCTCCTGGAACGAACGAGTAAACGCGGTGACCGGCTACGACGATGCCGAACTCCGCGAGATCGAACCGCTCTCGCTCATCGCCCCCGACCACCGCGATCGCGTCGCCGCGACCATCGCTGAAGTGGCAAACGAGGGCGAGGCCGGCACCGAAGCGGATCTGCTGACCCGCTCTGGTGAGCGCATCCACTACGAGTTCACCGGTTCGGTGCTCTCCGAGCCGGGAAACCCTTCCGTAATCTGCGGCACCGGCCGAGACATCAGCGACAAACGCCGCCGGGAGGCGGAACTCCGCGCGCAGGCCGACCGGCTGGAAACGCTCAACCACGTCAACGCGGTCATCCGTGACGTGAACGACGCGCTGGTCCGAGCCGACAGCCGCGGGAGGATCGAATCGGCGGTCTGTGAGCATCTAGCCGCGGCCGAACCCTACGAACTCGCGTGGCTGGGCGACCTGACCATCACCGGCGACCAGGTTGAGCCCCGAGCGAAAGCCGGCGGACCAACCGATTATGTCGACGCACGGCCGGTCGACATCGACGATGGGTTCACTGCCGTCGACGCCATCGAGACGGACGAACCTCACGTCATCCAGTCCATCGCCGATGACCCGAACGCCGGACCCTGGCGCGACGCCGCGCTCTCGCGGGGGCTCGAAGCCGCCGCCGCAGTGCCACTTTCCTACCGTGGCACCAGCTACGGCGTGCTCTGTCTCTACGCCCCCCGGGGCGGGGCTTTCCGTGGGACCGAGCGGGAGGTGCTCGCGGAACTGGGCGAGACCATCGGATACGCCATCGCCGTCGCCGAGCGCCGGCGCGCACTGGTCTCGGACACCGTCGTCGAAGTCGAGTTGGAGTTCTCGCCGCCCGGACCCTACTTCCAGCGACTGGCCACCAAGAGCGACCAACCCCTCGAACTCGAAGGGGTCGTCGAGGAGGAGAACGGTGTCGCAGAGTTCTTCGAACTCTCGGGTGACCCGGCGGCCGTCGAAGCCGCGGCGGTCGAGACAGTCGGCGAGCTCACGGTCATCTCCACCTCCGACGGTGGCGGCGTGGTTCGCATCGACCCCGCCGAACCCTCCATCGCCGCACTGGTCGCTCACTACGGCGGCGTGTTGAAGACTGCAAGCGCTGACACCGACACCGCCCGCGCTCGGTTCGAACTCCCTCGAGGCGCCGACGTTCGGACCGTCGTCGAGGCCATCGGACGTGCCTACGACGATACGCGGCTGGTGGCCCAGCACGAGCGAGAGCGTACAGGAAGCCGCGGGCTGGAGTTCCGCGCCAGCTTCGAGGAGGCTCTGACCGACCGCCAGCGCCAAGTAATCGAGACAGCCTACCACGCCGGCTTCTTCGGCTGGCCACGCGACGCCTCCGGCGAGGAGGTCGCAGAGAGTCTGGACATCGCACCACCGACGTTCCACGAGCATCTGCGGCGTGCAGAGGAGAAACTGCTCGACGCCTACTTCGAGGCCGACGGGCTGGAGTAG
- a CDS encoding hypothetical protein (KEGG: nph:NP5376A hypothetical protein), with the protein MNGADNSADQPLTELEHACRGAIGDRLRSVAIVSTEWTGTVYRRDDLPPGADERARTTVTADRATCTDGGRTVVPFENGYVARLQYGGTEVIATSGGIKMDRETELSAAVRGVLSG; encoded by the coding sequence ATGAATGGGGCGGATAACTCGGCTGACCAGCCACTGACCGAACTCGAACACGCCTGTCGAGGCGCTATCGGCGACCGGCTCCGGAGCGTCGCCATCGTCTCAACTGAGTGGACCGGGACGGTCTACCGTCGGGACGACCTCCCGCCAGGAGCAGACGAACGGGCCCGGACGACGGTGACAGCAGATCGGGCCACGTGCACTGATGGCGGTCGCACCGTCGTGCCGTTTGAGAACGGCTACGTCGCCCGACTGCAGTACGGCGGCACGGAGGTCATCGCCACCTCTGGGGGTATCAAAATGGACCGGGAGACGGAACTCTCAGCGGCGGTGCGTGGAGTACTCTCTGGATAG
- a CDS encoding hypothetical protein (KEGG: hmu:Hmuk_2780 hypothetical protein) translates to MATSASRLAERLRQPAYTGENRCTPCTVLNTAIAVCLSAIAAVFLTPVFGLLALGVGVAAIYFRGYLVPGTPELTKRYLPDRVLRWFGKAPELPDPGEAVDVEAYLFEVGAVEETDGENLVLTGEFEAVWQEAIDEAGTNPVGAAGKLLDVAEPGVEERGDACVVTDGGMKAADWPSEAALVADLGAVRVLGDRDADWTARDHTEQGRILAGLRVFAERCPACGGTPGLGEETVESCCRRAEVFTYSCRDCGACLLEIEQ, encoded by the coding sequence ATGGCTACGAGTGCGTCTCGGCTCGCTGAGCGCCTCCGGCAGCCGGCCTACACCGGAGAGAACCGCTGTACGCCCTGTACCGTCCTGAACACTGCCATCGCCGTCTGTCTCTCCGCGATTGCGGCGGTGTTTCTGACGCCCGTTTTCGGCCTCCTTGCGCTGGGCGTGGGAGTCGCTGCCATCTACTTCAGGGGGTATCTGGTCCCCGGGACGCCCGAACTCACGAAACGTTACCTTCCGGATCGGGTTCTCAGATGGTTCGGCAAAGCTCCTGAACTGCCAGACCCTGGCGAGGCCGTCGACGTCGAAGCGTATCTGTTCGAGGTGGGGGCAGTCGAGGAGACCGACGGGGAAAATCTCGTCCTCACCGGTGAGTTCGAGGCAGTCTGGCAGGAGGCTATCGACGAGGCTGGCACAAACCCCGTTGGTGCTGCTGGGAAACTCCTCGACGTGGCGGAGCCAGGTGTTGAGGAGCGAGGCGACGCCTGTGTGGTCACGGATGGTGGGATGAAGGCGGCTGACTGGCCTTCAGAGGCGGCGTTGGTGGCTGACTTGGGCGCTGTTCGGGTGCTGGGCGACCGCGACGCGGATTGGACAGCGCGAGATCACACAGAACAGGGCCGTATCTTGGCCGGATTGCGGGTGTTCGCCGAACGCTGTCCAGCGTGTGGCGGAACGCCCGGCCTCGGCGAAGAAACTGTCGAGTCCTGTTGCCGGCGCGCGGAGGTCTTCACATACAGCTGTCGGGATTGTGGGGCGTGCCTCCTGGAGATCGAACAGTAA
- a CDS encoding proton-translocating NADH-quinone oxidoreductase, chain M (TIGRFAM: NADH-quinone oxidoreductase, chain M~KEGG: hwa:HQ1647A NADH dehydrogenase, subunit M (ubiquinone)~PFAM: NADH:ubiquinone/plastoquinone oxidoreductase), translated as MIIETLIGFAFVAALVTFLVPDEVAGRVGAALSLVPLVGTLWMWSQFDGSGNALMGGTLAFETQFDLLTLSGYSVQWFTGVDGISMPLVVLTAFLSTLAIVAAWTPIDERQSQFFGLMLFMEANLLGVFTALDFFVWFIFWEATLLPMYFLIGVWGGPRRKYAAIKFFVYTNIASLAMFIGFIALVFGGLGDSVTAFSLPAVTEALQAGELSSFMGLAPATLKLVAFVTMFIGFAVKVPVVPFHTWLPDAHVEAPTPASIMLAGVLLKMGTYALLRFNFTMLPDVAADLALVIAALGVLSVIYGAVLALAQQDLKRIVAYSSVSSMGYVLLGLVAYTEFGIAGATFQMVAHGLISGLMFMAVGVIYNTTHTRMVGDMSGLADRMPVTVGIFIAGAFGYMGLPLMAGFAGEFFIFVGAFHSTVIPSAPLFTAAAMFGIVIVAGYLLLAMQRTLFGPFRLDTDYEVGPAAFHDVAPLAVLLLAVIALGVAPDLFFDMILNAIAPLVGGGA; from the coding sequence ATGATTATCGAGACGCTCATTGGCTTCGCGTTCGTCGCCGCGCTGGTCACCTTCCTCGTCCCTGACGAGGTTGCTGGCCGCGTCGGGGCTGCGCTGAGTCTCGTTCCCCTCGTGGGAACGCTATGGATGTGGAGTCAGTTCGACGGGAGCGGCAACGCCCTCATGGGCGGGACGCTCGCGTTCGAGACACAGTTCGACCTGCTCACGCTGTCGGGCTACTCGGTGCAGTGGTTCACTGGCGTCGACGGCATCAGCATGCCGCTGGTGGTGCTGACGGCGTTCCTTTCGACGCTCGCCATCGTGGCGGCGTGGACGCCCATCGACGAGCGCCAGTCCCAGTTCTTCGGGCTGATGCTGTTCATGGAGGCGAACCTCCTGGGCGTGTTCACCGCGCTCGACTTCTTCGTCTGGTTCATCTTCTGGGAGGCGACGCTCCTCCCGATGTACTTCCTCATCGGTGTGTGGGGCGGTCCCCGGCGGAAGTACGCCGCGATCAAGTTCTTCGTCTACACCAACATCGCCAGCCTGGCAATGTTCATCGGCTTCATCGCGCTGGTGTTCGGCGGGCTTGGCGACAGCGTGACGGCGTTCTCGCTGCCTGCGGTCACCGAAGCGCTGCAGGCTGGCGAACTCAGCTCCTTCATGGGGCTGGCGCCGGCCACGCTGAAGCTGGTTGCCTTCGTGACGATGTTCATCGGCTTCGCGGTCAAGGTGCCCGTGGTGCCGTTCCACACCTGGCTGCCGGACGCCCACGTTGAGGCACCCACGCCCGCATCAATCATGCTGGCTGGGGTGCTGCTGAAGATGGGTACCTACGCCCTGCTGCGGTTCAACTTCACGATGCTGCCCGACGTCGCCGCCGACCTCGCGCTGGTTATCGCGGCGCTGGGCGTGCTCTCGGTTATCTACGGCGCCGTGCTGGCGCTGGCACAGCAGGACCTCAAGCGCATCGTCGCGTACTCCTCCGTCTCATCGATGGGGTACGTGTTGCTCGGACTGGTGGCCTACACCGAGTTCGGCATCGCGGGCGCGACGTTCCAGATGGTCGCCCACGGCCTCATTTCGGGGCTGATGTTCATGGCCGTCGGCGTCATCTACAACACCACCCACACCCGGATGGTGGGCGACATGAGTGGGCTGGCCGACCGGATGCCTGTGACGGTGGGCATCTTCATCGCCGGCGCGTTCGGCTACATGGGGCTGCCCCTGATGGCCGGCTTCGCGGGCGAGTTCTTCATCTTCGTCGGCGCGTTCCACTCGACGGTTATCCCGAGCGCGCCGCTGTTTACCGCGGCGGCGATGTTCGGCATCGTCATCGTAGCGGGCTACCTGCTGCTGGCGATGCAACGCACCCTGTTCGGGCCGTTCAGGCTGGACACCGACTACGAAGTCGGCCCGGCGGCGTTCCACGATGTGGCGCCGCTGGCAGTGCTGCTGTTGGCGGTCATCGCGCTGGGCGTGGCCCCTGACCTGTTCTTCGACATGATCCTGAACGCGATTGCTCCGCTCGTGGGAGGTGGTGCCTGA